The following are encoded together in the Dama dama isolate Ldn47 chromosome 29, ASM3311817v1, whole genome shotgun sequence genome:
- the LOC133048917 gene encoding L-threonine 3-dehydrogenase, mitochondrial — MPVVRMLRQVACWMLQNPACGCRAPVLPSRFLGTSPRQIPMDANFHSTSFLEADQQRVLITGGLGQLGVGLANFLRKRFGKDNVILSDIRKPPEHVFLSGPFIYSDILDYKNLREIVVNNRITWLFHYSALLSAVGEANVSLARAVNITGLHNVLDVAAEHGLRLFVPSTIGAFGPTSPRNPTPDLCIQRPRTIYGVSKVHAELMGEYYYYRYGLDFRCLRYPGIISADSQPGGGTTDYAVQIFHEAVKNGRFECNLKPDTRLPMMYIDDCLRATLEVMEAPAESLSMRTYNINAMSFTPAELAQEVLKHVPEFQVTYSVDPVRQAIADSWPMNFDDSNARKDWGWKHDIDLPELVTTMLNFHGSENRVAQAN; from the exons ATGCCAGTTGTTCGGATGTTGCGGCAGGTTGCCTGCTGGATGCTGCAGAACCCGGCCTGTGGCTGCCGGGCTCCTGTCCTGCCCAGTCGGTTTCTGGGCACCTCCCCTCGGCAGATTCCAATGGATGCCAACttccactccacttcattctTGGAAGCAGACCAGCAGCGTGTCTTAATTacag gGGGTCTTGGCCAGCTTGGAGTGGGGCTTGCTAACTTTCTGAG GAAACGATTCGGGAAGGACAATGTGATTCTGTCTGACATTCGGAAGCCCCCGGAACACGTCTTCCTTAGTG gcccatttatttattctgaCATCCTGGATTACAAGAATCTTCGGGAGATTGTGGTGAACAACCGCATCACCTGGCTGTTTCATTACAGCGCCCTGCTCAGCGCAGTGGGAGAAGCAAACGTGTCCCTGGCCAGAGCCGTGAACATCACTG GACTGCACAATGTCCTGGACGTTGCCGCAGAGCACGGTCTGCGATTGTTTGTGCCAAGCACCATCGGGGCGTTCGGACCTACTTCTCCACGGAACCCAACCCCCGACCTCTGCATCCAGAGACCCAGGACCATCTATGGGGTGTCCAAGGTCCACGCTGAGCTCATGGGCGAG TATTATTATTACCGGTATGGATTAGATTTCCGATGCCTGAGATATCCTGGAATCATTTCTGCTGACTCCCAGCCTGGAGGAGGAACAACTG ACTATGCAGTCCAGATTTTCCATGAAGCGGTCAAGAATGGCAGATTTGAGTGCAACCTGAAACCCGACACCAGGCTCCCAATGATGTACATTGACGACTGCCTCCGGGCCACGCTGGAGGTCATGGAGGCCCCAGCAGAGTCCCTGTCCATGAGAACCTACAACATCAACGCCATGAGCTTCACCCCCGCAGAGTTGGCCCAGGAGGTGCTCAAGCATGTGCCAGAATTCCAGGTCACCTACAGCGTGGACCCTGTCCGACAGGCCATAG CGGATAGTTGGCCAATGAACTTTGATGATAGCAACGCTCGGAAGGACTGGGGATGGAAGCACGATATTGACCTCCCAGAGCTGGTGACGACAATGTTGAACTTCCACGGTTCTGAGAACAGAGTTGCCCAGGCTAACTGA